A window from Salvia miltiorrhiza cultivar Shanhuang (shh) chromosome 2, IMPLAD_Smil_shh, whole genome shotgun sequence encodes these proteins:
- the LOC131013495 gene encoding dof zinc finger protein DOF1.5-like — protein sequence MAQVQENNASSGIKLFGATISPKERSQPKADHDHNNQTAQKSDPTAEKRPDKIIPCPRCKSMETKFCYFNNYNVNQPRHFCKGCQRYWTAGGALRNVPVGAGRRKAKPPCLQPAFSEGCLFDPSSAGVQQLDFDAVVAMGEWQAADHAGFRHLFPGKRRRCAPNSQTC from the coding sequence atGGCTCAAGTCCAAGAAAACAACGCCTCATCAGGGATCAAGTTATTCGGAGCCACAATCTCACCCAAAGAAAGATCACAGCCAAAAGCCGATCACGATCACAATAATCAGACGGCGCAGAAATCCGATCCGACGGCGGAGAAGCGACCGGACAAGATCATCCCTTGCCCTCGGTGCAAGAGCATGGAGACCAAATTCTGCTACTTCAACAACTACAACGTCAACCAGCCGCGCCACTTCTGCAAGGGCTGCCAGCGCTACTGGACCGCCGGTGGCGCCCTCCGAAATGTGCCCGTCGGCGCCGGCCGCCGCAAGGCCAAGCCGCCCTGCCTGCAGCCCGCCTTTTCGGAAGGTTGCCTGTTCGACCCCTCCTCCGCTGGGGTGCAGCAGCTTGACTTCGACGCGGTCGTGGCCATGGGGGAGTGGCAGGCCGCCGACCACGCCGGTTTCCGGCATCTCTTTCCCGGGAAGAGGCGGAGATGCGCCCCCAATAGTCAAACTTGTTGA